In Brienomyrus brachyistius isolate T26 unplaced genomic scaffold, BBRACH_0.4 scaffold35, whole genome shotgun sequence, the sequence CCCCAGGGACCGTGCAGACTGGCGTCGCCTTCATGGCGTCCAGCTGTCTGTCGGCGTCGCTACGAGCGGCGGCTGGTTAGCGCTGGCAGGTCCCGGCTCGACAGCtcagctcctccacctgtgcTCGGTGTGCACCATGGGCCACACACTGCACAGGAACTGGACAGGGGGCATCCCAGTCtctcattattatcattaacagAAAACAGGTTAGCACAAGGCTTTGATCATGCTGCCATCTGCTGTTTGTATCGTGAACTGCATCCTGATAATACCAACCTTCACTTTGGGTCTTCGTCTGAGGTATGTGGCCCTCGTCTGGAGGCTAAGGAAGGGCAGACGGTTTTTTGTCAGGTGGGGTGAGTAATTTCAGGTGAACACTGAccgttcagcccccccccccccttgttttACCACGGCGTGTCAACCATTTGTGGAGGAGCACTGGTATCGATGAAGGTTTGCCGTTGTCACGTTTTACCTCAGGAGGACGTGCAGGTGTGAGCCCAGGCCTGTCAGGATGTGCCACCAGGCATGGAACTGGGTAACTGCCCCGATCAATGGGGGCAGGTTCTGGCGGCTCGCCCTGTAGAAGGGCCAGATCCATAACCAAGCATGAGATCAAAATAAACTACTCCGTCCCCGAGATTTAGTAAAGACTCCATTTAAAGAAAATGACCGGCTGCGCGTTGCCAGGGAGACACCTTGACCCTGCCGTCACTTGGGTCTCTCTGAGGCCAATCGTCCCGTGATTAGCTCTgacagataaccaatcagattgctgaGAAGGTgggtccgagcaactagaggacccactcctgcaatctgattggttctctctctgagccaatcatttttcgttctgccctcacgcaagtaaaactccaagCAGCATCTCAGGTCCCCTACCTCAGTGTGTTGCACAGCAGGTTGTCCACGTTCCAGAAGACGAAGCCCAGGAAGAAGACGGCCAGTGAGGCGTAACACAGGGATCTATGCCACGGGTACACCCTGCCAGGGCCGGGATGAGGACAAGCATTTATTTACACCTGTCATCCAGCAGCTGCACATAAAAGGAACATAGCCCTCCTGGGGCCAGGAGGCACcactgcgccccctgctggtcggcATTGGAAATACAGCTCAGCCACTTACCATGTGACTATGTAGACAGACCGCAGGACCAAACAGCCCACCAGTATTCCATACATGAcctgaggggaggggagggggggggggggtctccattACACAAAGCAGTTTAACAAACGCCAAACGGACTGATCCATCGGCCTCAGCTCTGCCCTCAGACGCAAAAGCCTCACTTTTCAAAGTGTCTTCAAAGCACTCGCCATCTATAAACTTGCAGTCTAAAgtgttcattttttattttgtaacaCCTTTCACAACAGTATCACCTCAAGGGACTTTGACACGATTGTGCGGCAAGCGGTTACTACATTGTTTATTCAGAATGGTGCATGAATCCCGGGAAAAGGGAAAGACAATGCCAGAACACAATAGAGGAGAGAGACCTCCAAGGTTGACCGGCTTTCTAACATCATAGAAATCAGGGAAAATGAGCCTGAAGTGAGGCGTAAAGTTCATCAGTAAACAAacccccatgcaggcctgtgtgaGCGGGAGGCTCGTAGGTCACACCCACGGTGTCGGAGCTCAAGACCTTTAAAATTACCCAGCAGCACTCAGAACAATCTGCCCTAAGGCCTGGACTGTCATTACTGGGCAGACGCTATTCCAGGGGCATTGCTAGACGTAAAGCACTACTGGGGCTCAGCCCACCTTCAACTCTACGTTACCCATACGATTATTCTTGAAAagtctttttaaaaaatgcaagATTTTACTGCGGCACAGTACATAAATACTGAGGCACGTGACCCAGTAAAAGGGTTCTAACACACCCATGCACTATTCCTCTGTATGAACATAGAGTACAGTAACGCCTTCAAGTCCTGGCTGGGGTTTGCTGTGCATCCTTGTCTCAGCTACCAGCCACCCTCACGTGTTAAGTGTAAGCTCTTGGTGACCATGAAATCCTGTACGTTTCGCACAATGACTTTTAAACTTTCCAGTGCCGTTAATTTTGCATTTGTCCAAACCAAAATGTACTACTCCCAGTGTGTACAATAGTAACTTTGTACATACAGGGACATAATTTAGATGGtttgtatattatattataagaaGGATTCACAGGAAATGACAAAGTAATGTGACACGCAAAGTGCACAGCACAGTTTAGAAATCGGTAATAGCCAGAATAAGACCAAAAGTCTATCAGGCTGATATAGCTTGAGGCTTGGGACTGCCCATCATCAGCGAATCCTCACCCTTGTGAATGTGTTGCTGTAttaccggggggggggtgacccacCTCCTTTAGTATCAGACAATAGGTAAAAACAGACTGTCCTCAAAATTCGCAGCTCACTGACCTGATGAAACACCGGCTCTTTCCACTGCAAGTACACCTAAGAGGAAAAGGCTGTGCGTTAGTTACCTTAATACACACAAAAGGGGACGGTCACGGCTGCGGACTGAGAATCAGACAGacgttaaatcacaaagcattaAGTGCATAGGGTTATCTGCAAGTGTAACAGCAGAGTTAATTATCACGAACACTCAAGTGAAAGGAACTGTCAAAGGGCAGTTACACGGCTGAAAATTTCAGTCATACCTATGagaattataataaaaaatgaaatgtaCTCAATTGAAATGCCGGTGAAGTTGGCATACTCACCACAGTAACAGCAATGCTGAATCCTGCCAAAACTACGATTGGAATGTAATTTATAGAGTTCTCCTGCTTGAAACATTCGTATCTGCAATACAGACAAAATCCGTAAAGGAACAGCCTTGGACGAGAACGCCCCCCGGAATGTGAAAAAGCGGACGACGTCtcgccactagatggcagcgaAAGCACGTAAACAAAGCTGTCATGTGATCGGTTTGCCACCGACTGCTGCAATATGCGATTTCACGCCGCACACGTTTCGCAGAACTAACTAGTCGAATCACCTTAGCAATAGGGAACCTCTGGTATGTCGTGGTACGTTTCCGTGGGAGCAGATGGAGGCATTTGCCAGTGGTTTTAAGTTCCACAGTGGGGTAACTGCTAGCGAGCTACACGAGGACGATCAGATCTGAATGTGTCTGCGATAGTCAGCCTTTCTGCCACCTTCTCGGGGGGCATCTCTGCTAATCGGCGGGGTTGTGTGGGCAGGCAGACGGTCACACTCACAGGCAGTAGACAAAGATGCAACAGCTGTAGATCATCGGCAGCTCGTCGAGTAACTGCAGCACGGAGGGAGCGAGAGGGAACACAAAAGAAATGAACAGGCACACCCCACAGCCAACCATCGTGTGGATTCAAATCGACCATAAAAAGCCTTATACACAAAAACCTCCTTTATAGCTTTTAGGTTTGACGCTCAGCGAGTTAGGACCCTGCACCTGCGATAAAAaggctgcaggttcaaatcccagggtcagcagagtgacgtcACCACCGGGCCCCTAATGGCTCCAGGGAATGAATGACCCTGATTTTTCAACTGTGCATTGCTTTGTATtacagcatctgctaaataaataaaacgtaatacacccccacacacacacacacacacacacattatctaAAGCCTAACCCACTTGCG encodes:
- the acer3 gene encoding alkaline ceramidase 3 isoform X2; this translates as MSNLIMIVPPLYGALQTLKDGLESRYVFAFLGLAAVGIGSWCFHMTLQYEMQLLDELPMIYSCCIFVYCLYECFKQENSINYIPIVVLAGFSIAVTVVYLQWKEPVFHQVMYGILVGCLVLRSVYIVTWVYPWHRSLCYASLAVFFLGFVFWNVDNLLCNTLRASRQNLPPLIGAVTQFHAWWHILTGLGSHLHVLLSLQTRATYLRRRPKVKFLCSVWPMVHTEHRWRS
- the acer3 gene encoding alkaline ceramidase 3 isoform X1, yielding MAPSVDRQGYWGRPTSTLDWCEENYAVSFYIAEFWNTMSNLIMIVPPLYGALQTLKDGLESRYVFAFLGLAAVGIGSWCFHMTLQYEMQLLDELPMIYSCCIFVYCLYECFKQENSINYIPIVVLAGFSIAVTVVYLQWKEPVFHQVMYGILVGCLVLRSVYIVTWVYPWHRSLCYASLAVFFLGFVFWNVDNLLCNTLRASRQNLPPLIGAVTQFHAWWHILTGLGSHLHVLLSLQTRATYLRRRPKVKFLCSVWPMVHTEHRWRS